From Persicobacter psychrovividus, the proteins below share one genomic window:
- a CDS encoding SusD/RagB family nutrient-binding outer membrane lipoprotein: MAILLAAGMGLASCTSHFEDLNTDPNRPTKVDPAQQFGWTIAKTAGDRYENWRGNLIYSSCMIQHFAGTTMGWSGDYYTLNMAYNNAQWERNYGHPVKNIEQLDFNLQKLAEEEGREIEEEMALVNIWKVFVYHRLTDLYGPVPFSEAGRGYTEGIINPRYDSEQTIYLGDGEVMGMLEMLDEAAITLEAAGGSNVFGNADIMFQGDAQKWAKFANSMILRLGMRISGVAESEAKAFMQKAIERGVMESNMDIAYIEHEFGNDPYGLGNNGVSQVFLENSGASGHDFRFSESFMNVLKHFNTAQIDPRLEYMTGVYNAGFDNGQYFETYYPFDGSAPTSYDGLPNGLEPVQAQALAEEKGFDELFTSGIGHLGFPQPNRTYMTTREAPTIFMSYAETEFLLAEIAVRFPELAQDANGHYQNGIVAAMEMLDLYSTSGALVPRDEIQNYVNSLPVLGGNNRSPLELESDLDEIHTQKWLALLFNGYEAYAEWRRTQLPSFVTNNQVSHPQGITNGRIPGRLKYPDIEQGTNGASWAKAVDMLSNGEDTFLNDLWWAKKNF, translated from the coding sequence ATGGCTATTTTATTAGCCGCAGGAATGGGACTGGCCTCATGTACTTCCCACTTTGAAGATTTAAATACGGACCCCAACCGCCCAACAAAGGTGGATCCGGCTCAGCAGTTTGGCTGGACCATCGCCAAAACTGCCGGTGACCGTTACGAAAACTGGCGGGGGAATTTGATTTATTCCTCCTGCATGATCCAGCATTTTGCGGGCACCACCATGGGCTGGTCTGGTGATTACTATACGCTGAACATGGCTTATAATAATGCCCAGTGGGAGCGAAATTATGGGCATCCGGTGAAAAATATTGAGCAGCTGGATTTCAATCTCCAAAAATTGGCCGAAGAAGAAGGCCGTGAGATTGAGGAAGAAATGGCTTTGGTGAATATTTGGAAAGTGTTTGTTTACCATAGGCTTACCGACCTTTATGGTCCGGTGCCATTTTCTGAGGCGGGTCGTGGCTATACTGAGGGAATCATTAACCCGAGATACGATTCAGAACAGACCATCTATCTTGGGGATGGCGAAGTGATGGGGATGCTGGAAATGCTCGACGAAGCAGCGATCACCCTTGAAGCAGCGGGCGGAAGTAACGTCTTTGGCAATGCCGATATCATGTTTCAGGGAGATGCGCAGAAGTGGGCAAAGTTTGCCAACAGCATGATTTTACGCCTTGGAATGCGAATTTCCGGTGTGGCTGAATCAGAGGCTAAGGCATTCATGCAGAAGGCTATTGAGCGCGGAGTGATGGAAAGTAATATGGATATTGCCTATATCGAGCATGAGTTTGGCAATGACCCTTACGGCCTGGGGAACAATGGGGTATCGCAGGTGTTTTTGGAAAACAGTGGTGCTTCAGGGCATGATTTCCGTTTCTCTGAAAGCTTCATGAATGTGCTCAAGCATTTCAATACGGCACAAATTGACCCTCGACTTGAATACATGACCGGGGTTTACAATGCTGGTTTTGATAACGGGCAGTATTTTGAAACCTACTATCCTTTTGATGGTTCCGCACCAACAAGTTACGATGGTTTGCCGAATGGTCTGGAGCCTGTACAGGCTCAGGCATTGGCGGAAGAAAAAGGCTTTGATGAGCTCTTCACTTCGGGCATTGGTCACCTCGGTTTCCCACAGCCCAACCGTACTTATATGACCACCCGTGAGGCGCCAACCATTTTTATGTCTTATGCTGAAACGGAATTTTTGCTGGCTGAAATTGCCGTAAGGTTCCCCGAGTTGGCGCAGGATGCCAATGGGCATTATCAGAATGGTATTGTAGCGGCCATGGAGATGCTTGATTTGTACAGTACCAGCGGTGCGTTGGTTCCTCGTGATGAGATTCAGAATTATGTCAACAGTTTGCCAGTACTGGGCGGAAATAATCGCAGTCCTTTAGAATTGGAGAGCGACCTGGATGAGATTCATACACAAAAATGGCTGGCGTTGCTGTTCAACGGATATGAGGCTTATGCCGAATGGAGAAGAACACAGTTGCCAAGTTTTGTAACGAACAATCAGGTGAGTCACCCACAGGGAATTACCAACGGTCGAATTCCTGGCCGATTGAAATATCCAGATATTGAGCAGGGAACAAATGGTGCCTCGTGGGCCAAGGCCGTGGATATGCTTTCCAATGGTGAAGATACTTTCCTCAATGACCTTTGGTGGGCGAAAAAGAACTTCTAA
- a CDS encoding BatD family protein, with translation MRQAINLGIFLLIGLCSPIKGQAQHVYSQVNIRPNHVYTGQPCRYTVKIFTDTWFTDGAKFEPLTLSNAFVVPAQNQVGSERRNGKTYSYVAYHYWIYPFSAGTLQIPPQKVVVFSPAPGQFKGEPIRQRVAGTALTVMNNPPNVSSDQWLVAQNISRKETWSRPVKHLKVGEVIERKVNVKAMGTMAAFLPALLWETTDGISTYPQSPKRTTQTPDRSEAIYAQQEQTVAYLFEKEGAHELPAVPLGYWSVKQHRWIDQSLPAIKVMVLPNDDPALLATQKKSLEENWAAAESPPPTPALSDGWEKLNRWLLIGFLIAAVIGGGIFRNILRWAIKTFKTNWQVYQASEYYAFKKTCLAAGDNTRFYACLYRWIKFISAANNLEKMVQESQSKGLTLVFEEYQKEILGLDFSPKRRVYFLKKLRKTIKGQKGLQNRSLNP, from the coding sequence ATGCGACAAGCCATTAATTTAGGAATATTTCTGCTGATAGGGCTATGCTCCCCCATTAAGGGGCAGGCTCAACATGTATACAGTCAGGTAAACATCAGGCCAAATCATGTATATACTGGACAACCCTGCCGTTACACCGTAAAAATTTTTACAGACACCTGGTTTACTGATGGCGCCAAATTTGAACCCCTTACCTTAAGCAATGCCTTTGTGGTACCTGCACAAAATCAGGTAGGCAGTGAGCGCCGAAATGGGAAAACCTACAGCTACGTCGCCTATCATTACTGGATCTATCCTTTCTCCGCAGGAACCTTACAGATTCCCCCACAAAAAGTGGTGGTTTTCAGTCCTGCGCCTGGCCAATTCAAAGGGGAGCCGATCAGACAAAGAGTCGCCGGCACTGCTTTGACGGTGATGAATAACCCGCCGAATGTCAGCAGTGATCAGTGGCTTGTCGCGCAAAATATCAGCAGGAAAGAGACGTGGTCCCGCCCTGTAAAGCACCTCAAGGTAGGGGAAGTCATTGAGCGCAAGGTGAATGTAAAGGCCATGGGAACAATGGCTGCATTTCTGCCCGCCCTGCTTTGGGAAACCACCGACGGTATCAGCACCTACCCGCAAAGCCCCAAGCGGACGACACAGACCCCCGACCGCAGCGAGGCCATTTATGCACAACAAGAACAAACGGTTGCTTATCTTTTTGAAAAGGAAGGAGCCCATGAGCTGCCTGCTGTGCCCCTTGGCTATTGGAGTGTAAAACAACACCGCTGGATCGACCAATCTTTGCCGGCAATTAAAGTGATGGTTTTGCCCAATGATGATCCTGCACTGTTGGCTACACAAAAAAAATCGCTGGAAGAAAATTGGGCTGCTGCGGAATCACCACCGCCAACTCCTGCACTTTCTGACGGCTGGGAAAAGCTGAATCGCTGGCTGCTGATCGGTTTCCTGATAGCTGCCGTGATCGGGGGGGGAATCTTCAGAAACATTTTGAGGTGGGCGATTAAAACTTTCAAAACGAACTGGCAAGTGTACCAAGCATCAGAATATTACGCCTTTAAAAAAACCTGTCTGGCCGCTGGAGATAACACCCGATTTTATGCCTGTTTGTATCGATGGATAAAATTTATTTCAGCAGCAAATAATCTTGAAAAAATGGTACAAGAAAGTCAGTCGAAGGGTCTTACATTGGTGTTCGAGGAATATCAAAAGGAAATTTTAGGACTTGATTTCAGTCCTAAACGAAGGGTATATTTTCTGAAGAAACTGCGGAAAACAATTAAGGGACAAAAGGGTCTGCAAAACCGATCATTAAATCCTTGA
- a CDS encoding VWA domain-containing protein: MNNLQLLSHQLHFIRPEALWLLIPVLLFPMLYLIKSEKNDHWLKYIAPHLRMYVTDAGNLRGLFGARILLILGWVVAVLSLSGPSFQQVDKPGAKIETTCLILLQVNNSMLNNDLEPNRLERAKYKIKDLLHADPGVRIGLIAYAGSAHLLMPPTIDYQTLSIHLESLHPSIMPSEGNNLTEAMQLATQLSHKNQAPVHYLLMTDHLEDELVLHLQGFMKNRKDQLTIMPIRRADGHLQQQAKKLQDAKNIQVQIPTLDHSDVEQLAKALKVQKTYQLDDQQLEATWVEHGYYLMWAITFFTLLWFRKGFTPLMVVCFSLTACDAEPHMQDLLFSRDYQGQQAFDQGQYHTAAALFDKPLHKGVAYFRAGAYKEAITAFAADSSASGYYNMGVSYLRNHNFNAAYNAFCQSHLMDSTYAGNRGALQKIQQWFIAQNLELSQLSDTTEVPLFEKMKQNNNAEEDLSGGGQEATDAQMQEERLAEEAESEVHAAEENDEFLEDSTQEEHIDARMIMIRDVQEDPRQFLKRKFEYQLKRAHATSH; the protein is encoded by the coding sequence ATGAATAATCTTCAACTTTTAAGCCATCAGCTGCATTTTATCCGGCCGGAAGCCCTTTGGCTTTTGATCCCCGTTTTACTCTTCCCGATGCTTTACCTGATCAAGTCAGAAAAAAATGACCATTGGCTGAAGTATATAGCGCCACACCTACGGATGTACGTGACAGATGCAGGCAATTTAAGGGGGCTTTTTGGTGCCCGAATTCTTTTAATTCTCGGTTGGGTGGTGGCCGTTTTATCGCTAAGTGGGCCAAGTTTTCAGCAGGTAGATAAACCCGGCGCAAAAATTGAAACCACCTGCTTAATACTTTTGCAGGTCAACAATTCCATGCTCAATAACGACCTGGAACCCAACCGGCTGGAGCGAGCCAAATATAAAATCAAAGACCTGTTGCATGCCGATCCAGGGGTAAGGATTGGACTGATTGCCTATGCCGGCAGTGCCCACCTGCTCATGCCCCCCACCATCGATTACCAAACCTTATCCATTCACCTGGAATCCCTGCATCCTTCAATAATGCCCTCAGAAGGGAATAACCTGACAGAAGCAATGCAGCTGGCCACACAGCTGAGCCATAAAAATCAGGCACCTGTTCACTACCTCCTGATGACCGATCACCTTGAGGACGAATTGGTGCTCCACCTGCAAGGTTTCATGAAAAACCGTAAAGATCAACTGACCATCATGCCGATAAGAAGGGCCGACGGACACCTGCAACAGCAGGCCAAAAAACTGCAGGATGCTAAAAATATCCAAGTACAAATACCAACCCTTGACCATAGCGATGTTGAGCAACTGGCCAAAGCACTGAAAGTGCAAAAAACATATCAGCTTGATGATCAGCAACTGGAAGCCACTTGGGTGGAACATGGCTATTATCTCATGTGGGCCATTACTTTTTTTACCTTGCTGTGGTTCCGTAAAGGCTTTACCCCCCTTATGGTGGTCTGTTTTTCCCTCACGGCATGTGATGCTGAACCCCATATGCAAGACCTTCTGTTCAGTCGTGATTATCAGGGGCAACAGGCTTTTGACCAAGGACAATATCATACAGCGGCAGCCTTGTTTGATAAACCACTGCACAAAGGTGTGGCCTATTTTAGGGCGGGTGCCTATAAGGAAGCCATTACCGCTTTTGCCGCAGATTCTTCCGCCTCGGGCTACTACAATATGGGGGTAAGCTACCTGCGGAATCATAATTTTAATGCTGCCTACAACGCATTCTGTCAATCTCATTTGATGGACAGCACTTATGCCGGAAACCGCGGAGCACTCCAAAAAATACAACAATGGTTCATCGCCCAAAATCTTGAACTGTCGCAATTGTCGGACACTACTGAAGTTCCTCTTTTTGAAAAGATGAAGCAGAATAATAACGCAGAGGAGGATTTGAGCGGAGGGGGGCAGGAAGCCACCGATGCCCAAATGCAGGAGGAGCGACTCGCAGAGGAGGCGGAATCAGAGGTGCACGCTGCTGAGGAAAATGATGAGTTTTTGGAAGATTCCACGCAGGAGGAGCACATCGATGCCCGAATGATTATGATTCGAGATGTGCAGGAAGATCCTCGCCAATTTTTAAAACGCAAATTTGAATATCAACTGAAAAGAGCACATGCGACAAGCCATTAA
- a CDS encoding VWA domain-containing protein translates to MPEHFELACPWVFLLLPLPLLIILMPTVRLQKKSLKVPFFGYATCISGVQAQKGVPQAGRRWFQQVIIWIYWFMALTALARPQLVGEPDLIVKESRNFLMVADISHSMAQKDWEIEGEKSSRWAAVKSLMGNFIHQRQGDRMGVMLFGSNAYTLAPFTSDNDALLQLLDDTEVGMAGQQTNIGRAIGKGISLFANDTLPHKVMLLLTDGADSGIGISPFDAASLANSDSITVHTIGIGDPDKPHADLDEAALQQIANLTNGQYFLAKDTEEMAQVFALLDEIAPVEYEQETFVPVQELYFFPLALLLACSFFASLIIHLEHYFKRSDSHE, encoded by the coding sequence ATGCCTGAACATTTTGAGTTGGCCTGTCCGTGGGTATTCCTGCTGCTGCCATTACCCCTGCTGATTATTTTAATGCCCACAGTTCGGCTGCAAAAAAAGTCGCTGAAGGTCCCCTTTTTCGGTTATGCCACCTGCATAAGTGGTGTTCAGGCACAAAAAGGAGTGCCACAAGCTGGCCGTCGATGGTTTCAGCAGGTCATCATTTGGATTTACTGGTTTATGGCCTTAACAGCCCTTGCCCGTCCGCAATTGGTCGGTGAACCTGACCTGATCGTCAAGGAGTCACGGAATTTTCTCATGGTGGCGGACATTTCCCATAGCATGGCTCAAAAAGACTGGGAGATTGAGGGCGAAAAATCCTCCCGATGGGCGGCTGTAAAATCACTGATGGGCAATTTTATCCACCAACGGCAGGGGGACAGGATGGGCGTCATGCTCTTTGGCAGCAATGCCTACACCCTCGCACCTTTTACTTCCGACAACGATGCCTTATTGCAATTGCTGGACGATACCGAAGTCGGCATGGCAGGGCAGCAAACCAATATTGGCCGAGCGATTGGAAAAGGAATTTCCCTTTTTGCCAATGATACCCTGCCCCATAAAGTCATGCTCTTACTCACCGATGGTGCGGACAGCGGAATTGGGATTTCCCCTTTCGATGCCGCATCGCTTGCCAACTCCGACAGCATAACGGTTCATACCATCGGTATTGGTGATCCCGACAAGCCACATGCCGACCTGGATGAGGCAGCCCTTCAGCAAATTGCCAACCTGACGAATGGGCAATATTTCCTGGCAAAAGACACCGAAGAAATGGCGCAAGTTTTCGCCCTTCTTGATGAAATAGCACCTGTTGAATATGAGCAAGAAACTTTTGTCCCTGTTCAGGAACTGTACTTCTTTCCCCTTGCACTACTGCTGGCATGCTCCTTTTTCGCATCCCTCATCATCCACTTGGAACATTACTTCAAACGATCCGACAGCCATGAATAA
- a CDS encoding DUF4381 domain-containing protein, with protein MDNPNFSSIKLHEPEAITFAFQAVGWKIMTAITLVALAYFISRRLLQYFRHQYRREAIRSILQFKDHDMEAWVNHLSINIKCVAITTYGRPQVAALSGDAWLEFLSKKCPKTDAQPLSLLLQSTYNIGVLKNLTAAQRKNLQYSVIYWIQHHA; from the coding sequence ATGGACAATCCGAATTTTTCATCAATAAAATTGCATGAGCCCGAAGCCATTACTTTTGCTTTTCAAGCCGTTGGCTGGAAAATAATGACGGCTATAACACTGGTCGCCCTCGCCTATTTTATTAGCCGAAGGCTATTGCAATATTTCAGGCACCAATACCGACGCGAAGCCATTCGCTCGATTTTACAGTTTAAGGACCACGATATGGAAGCATGGGTCAATCATCTGTCCATCAATATTAAATGCGTTGCCATCACCACCTACGGAAGGCCACAGGTCGCTGCACTAAGTGGAGATGCATGGCTTGAATTTCTATCGAAAAAGTGCCCAAAGACGGATGCTCAACCGTTAAGCCTGCTCCTGCAAAGCACCTATAATATTGGGGTGCTGAAAAATTTAACGGCTGCACAACGAAAGAATTTGCAGTATAGTGTCATCTATTGGATTCAACACCATGCCTGA
- a CDS encoding DUF58 domain-containing protein: MMQKPIPSTVAVNISDLQALSEHAHKINLSSRQPQKSPLFGRHASLIHGRGLDFKQVRQYVRGDDVRHIDWKVTARTQQPHLKQFSEERERPVLLILNQGHSMFFGSTAYMKSVVAAQLAAIVAHHVVKAKDQIGAIIVGDESSALIRPKGGTKNLMQVLQQISEANQALLQQKNEQRNEYILAHTMAKIKRLKPVNHLIIFISDIIHYMPEVKTTLMALSRHNDLVVCKVNDPLEFKIPQERWVLSNKGLQIPFDTGRKNLAARYAQDTERRCKQFVDELQKQAIPVLKFNSLTSAAQQLKQYFGT; the protein is encoded by the coding sequence ATGATGCAAAAACCTATCCCCTCAACTGTGGCCGTCAATATTTCGGATTTACAGGCTCTTTCAGAACACGCGCACAAAATCAATTTAAGCAGCAGGCAACCCCAGAAAAGCCCGCTTTTTGGTCGGCACGCCTCCCTGATTCATGGCCGAGGACTGGACTTTAAACAGGTTCGCCAATATGTTCGTGGCGATGATGTCCGGCATATTGACTGGAAAGTTACTGCCCGAACACAACAGCCTCATTTGAAACAGTTTTCAGAAGAACGGGAGCGACCAGTATTACTGATCCTCAATCAAGGGCACTCCATGTTTTTTGGTTCAACAGCATATATGAAATCCGTGGTTGCTGCACAACTCGCTGCTATTGTTGCCCACCATGTGGTAAAAGCAAAAGACCAGATCGGGGCGATCATCGTTGGGGACGAAAGCTCAGCTTTAATTCGCCCGAAGGGGGGAACAAAAAATTTGATGCAGGTATTACAGCAAATTTCCGAGGCAAATCAGGCGCTGTTGCAACAAAAAAATGAACAGCGCAATGAATATATTTTGGCGCATACCATGGCCAAAATCAAGCGGCTGAAACCCGTGAATCACCTGATCATTTTCATCAGTGATATTATTCATTATATGCCGGAGGTAAAAACTACCCTAATGGCACTATCCCGCCACAATGATCTGGTGGTGTGTAAAGTCAATGACCCCCTGGAATTCAAAATACCACAGGAGCGATGGGTACTCTCAAATAAAGGGTTGCAAATTCCCTTCGACACTGGCAGAAAAAACCTTGCCGCCCGCTATGCTCAAGATACCGAAAGACGCTGCAAACAGTTTGTGGATGAATTGCAAAAGCAAGCAATTCCGGTGCTTAAATTCAACAGCCTGACTTCTGCTGCACAACAGCTGAAGCAGTATTTCGGAACGTAA
- a CDS encoding MoxR family ATPase codes for MSHFRKLKTGKNNTFTKSLSPKLISGLYKFRKIIPMINHIKELQKNLNQQIFGQAHLVERLLIVLLADGNLLLEGLPGLAKTRAIKSLAAQVKCGFSRIQFTPDLLPSDITGTTVYQPEANTKFVFESGPIFSNLILADEINRAPAKVQSALLEAMEERQVTAGGKCYPMKKLFMVMATQNPIEQEGTYPLPEAQMDRFLMKVEVGYPDKAAEKAILDLMRDEGTSAPIPKEAAVTEKMIFQAREEALDVAVSEAIKQYIIDLIFATRYPEQYDEALAEWIEVGASPRGTIALECCSRVYAWLNGRDFVSPDDVRAVVHDVLRHRMILAYRTEAAGISAHQVIDKIIELVGVPA; via the coding sequence ATGTCGCATTTCCGCAAATTAAAAACAGGTAAAAACAATACCTTCACTAAATCATTAAGCCCCAAATTAATTTCGGGTTTATACAAATTTAGAAAAATCATTCCCATGATAAATCATATTAAAGAACTTCAGAAGAATTTAAATCAGCAGATTTTCGGACAAGCACATTTGGTCGAACGCCTGCTGATTGTATTACTGGCAGATGGTAATCTGTTACTCGAAGGTTTGCCCGGCCTCGCTAAAACCCGCGCGATCAAAAGCCTTGCAGCCCAAGTCAAATGCGGTTTCAGCAGAATTCAATTTACCCCCGATTTATTGCCCTCAGACATTACCGGCACAACGGTTTACCAGCCCGAGGCCAATACCAAATTCGTGTTTGAAAGTGGTCCCATTTTCAGCAACCTAATTTTAGCAGATGAAATTAACCGTGCGCCTGCAAAAGTTCAGTCGGCATTGCTCGAGGCCATGGAAGAACGGCAAGTGACTGCCGGCGGAAAATGTTACCCAATGAAAAAATTATTCATGGTAATGGCCACGCAAAACCCCATTGAGCAGGAGGGCACTTACCCTTTACCTGAAGCACAAATGGACCGTTTCCTGATGAAAGTTGAAGTGGGCTACCCAGATAAAGCAGCGGAGAAAGCCATCCTTGATCTGATGCGTGATGAGGGAACATCGGCCCCAATACCCAAAGAGGCGGCGGTTACGGAAAAAATGATATTTCAGGCGCGTGAGGAAGCCCTTGATGTGGCGGTCAGTGAGGCGATCAAACAATATATTATAGACCTGATTTTTGCAACGCGATATCCAGAGCAGTACGATGAAGCTTTGGCGGAATGGATTGAGGTTGGCGCATCGCCGAGGGGGACCATTGCCCTTGAATGTTGCTCGCGGGTATATGCATGGCTGAACGGCCGCGACTTTGTTTCTCCCGATGATGTACGGGCGGTGGTTCATGATGTGCTGCGCCACCGGATGATTTTGGCCTACCGCACAGAAGCTGCAGGGATCAGCGCCCATCAGGTCATCGATAAAATTATTGAACTCGTTGGTGTGCCCGCTTAA
- a CDS encoding AraC family transcriptional regulator, with the protein MLHLKITKTENLLQELADQVGGEILEGTFKIPSQLGTGSIQLSSLVEGVILHYGDFCINDDLMISRKIEEDINKKFFSIIYSFESHDITESIENKSQEGIQNHILFLNRYFSYSTFAPAYRRNRHVQFFISIEKMQKIVQYYDLPLALNELLNSTAPWCYKYPFSMEVQKVLFQMNNYKINNQFTKGYVINKCEELIMLMLENLYLDQMAKDQHSHFIHQDDLKLIIEAEQRLMDMAFEDISIKNLAEDLSVGIRKLQRLFKAYHGVDMTTYRKHIRMEQSRQMIAQQSLSITEICYKMGYSSVSHFSKIFKDHFGVSPSSLIKK; encoded by the coding sequence ATGTTACATTTAAAAATTACCAAGACTGAAAATTTACTACAGGAGCTTGCCGATCAGGTAGGCGGAGAAATTTTAGAAGGCACCTTTAAAATACCATCGCAATTAGGCACCGGGAGTATACAGTTGAGCTCCTTGGTCGAAGGGGTTATTCTACATTATGGGGACTTCTGTATAAATGATGACTTGATGATCAGTAGAAAAATTGAGGAAGATATTAATAAAAAGTTTTTCTCAATTATATATAGCTTTGAATCTCATGATATCACTGAATCTATTGAAAATAAAAGTCAGGAAGGGATACAAAACCATATATTATTTCTCAACAGGTATTTCAGTTACAGTACTTTTGCCCCTGCTTATCGTAGAAACCGGCACGTGCAATTTTTTATCAGCATAGAAAAAATGCAAAAAATAGTGCAATATTACGATCTGCCATTAGCGTTAAATGAGTTGCTAAATAGCACAGCACCATGGTGTTATAAGTATCCGTTTTCCATGGAAGTTCAAAAGGTACTCTTCCAAATGAATAACTATAAAATCAATAATCAGTTTACCAAAGGTTATGTGATCAATAAATGTGAGGAACTGATTATGCTGATGCTTGAAAATCTATACCTTGATCAAATGGCGAAAGATCAGCACAGTCATTTTATTCATCAGGATGATTTAAAACTGATCATTGAAGCGGAGCAACGATTAATGGATATGGCATTTGAGGATATTTCAATAAAAAATTTGGCGGAGGATTTATCTGTAGGAATACGAAAACTGCAAAGATTATTCAAGGCATACCATGGTGTCGATATGACGACTTATCGAAAACATATCCGGATGGAACAGTCGAGACAAATGATTGCTCAACAATCGTTATCTATTACAGAGATATGTTATAAGATGGGGTATTCTTCGGTGAGTCATTTTTCAAAAATTTTCAAGGATCATTTTGGGGTCTCTCCCTCAAGCCTGATCAAGAAGTAA
- a CDS encoding arylsulfatase, with product MRNFLLLILVAVLGLSTAFAQKKSKKNDRPNILVIWGDDVGWLNLSAYHNGLMGAQTPNIDRIGNEGIRFTDTYGEQSCTAGRSAFITGQHPMRTGLSKVGMPGAPQGISELDPTIAEALKEQGYRTGQFGKNHLGDRDEYLPTNHGFDEFFGNLYHLNAEEEPESPTYPKGEDFRKKFGPRGVLHATADGAIKDTGPLTKKRMETVDEEFIEASKAFMKASVEEEEPFFVWLNASRMHVWTHLKEESKRTGLTYQDGLVEHDGMIGGVLDYLEELGIDEHTIVVYSTDNGAMKSTFPDGGATPFRGEKATTWEGGMRIPLLVRWPAQIKAGQVSNEIIAHNDWFPTLLAAAGNSQITEQLKAGTQLNGKDFKVHLDGFNFLPYMTGQTTEGPRNVFVFSNDNGELTAIRVGDWKTHFQIQEGIGFEVWRKPWIKLNAPLIYNLRADPFETADVDAAGRYTDFYNESIPNAYQAMDEVMKFMGTFKAFPRRMKPGTFTF from the coding sequence ATGCGGAATTTTTTATTATTAATCCTTGTTGCTGTACTGGGGCTTTCAACAGCTTTTGCACAAAAGAAGAGCAAAAAAAATGATCGACCAAATATTCTGGTGATATGGGGGGATGATGTCGGTTGGCTAAATTTAAGTGCTTATCACAATGGGCTGATGGGCGCGCAAACGCCTAACATTGACCGAATTGGGAATGAGGGGATTCGTTTCACAGATACCTATGGAGAGCAAAGCTGTACCGCTGGCCGCTCGGCTTTTATCACGGGGCAGCATCCTATGCGAACTGGCTTGTCGAAAGTGGGAATGCCTGGAGCCCCTCAGGGAATTTCAGAACTGGACCCCACCATTGCCGAAGCCCTGAAAGAACAAGGTTACCGCACAGGACAGTTTGGTAAAAACCATCTTGGGGACCGCGATGAATACCTTCCAACGAACCACGGATTCGATGAGTTTTTCGGAAACTTATACCACCTCAATGCGGAGGAAGAGCCTGAATCACCGACCTATCCGAAAGGAGAGGACTTCAGAAAGAAATTTGGCCCTCGTGGGGTGTTGCATGCTACTGCCGACGGTGCCATTAAGGACACTGGCCCATTGACGAAAAAGCGGATGGAAACCGTGGATGAAGAATTTATTGAGGCTTCAAAAGCATTTATGAAAGCTTCGGTAGAGGAGGAAGAGCCTTTCTTTGTGTGGTTGAATGCCTCGCGTATGCACGTTTGGACCCACCTGAAAGAAGAATCGAAGCGTACGGGACTGACCTATCAGGATGGCTTGGTGGAGCATGATGGCATGATTGGCGGGGTGCTTGATTATCTCGAAGAACTGGGTATTGATGAGCATACGATCGTCGTATACTCTACCGATAATGGTGCCATGAAAAGCACTTTTCCCGATGGAGGGGCAACCCCTTTCCGTGGAGAAAAAGCAACAACCTGGGAAGGGGGCATGCGTATTCCGCTATTGGTACGCTGGCCCGCACAGATAAAAGCAGGGCAGGTTTCCAATGAAATTATAGCACATAACGACTGGTTTCCTACCCTATTGGCGGCGGCAGGAAATAGCCAAATTACGGAGCAACTGAAAGCGGGAACGCAGCTGAACGGTAAAGATTTCAAAGTGCATTTGGATGGCTTTAATTTCCTTCCTTACATGACTGGACAAACAACCGAAGGCCCACGAAATGTGTTCGTATTTTCGAATGATAATGGGGAACTGACGGCCATCCGTGTAGGAGATTGGAAAACGCATTTTCAGATTCAGGAAGGCATTGGCTTTGAGGTTTGGCGTAAGCCGTGGATCAAGCTCAATGCACCATTGATCTACAATTTGCGAGCTGATCCTTTTGAAACGGCTGATGTTGATGCCGCCGGAAGATACACCGATTTTTATAACGAAAGCATTCCAAATGCTTATCAGGCCATGGATGAGGTGATGAAATTTATGGGAACTTTTAAAGCATTTCCACGAAGGATGAAGCCTGGAACCTTCACCTTTTAA